In Thermococcus profundus, the genomic stretch GGGCGTGATAATACTCACTTCGTACATTCTACGTAAAAAAGAATAAGGGTAATTTATTCTTTCTCCTTTATCACCCCCGGGAACATGTCCTGATTCTCTGCAATGATGACCTTTAGCAGCCGGACAGCCCTCTCGATACCTGTCCACGACCTCTACTGGGGATCCGGGAGGGCGATATGGAACAACGACCACGATACCGCTTACCTCTACAATTCCCAGGGCGAGCTGGTGGACGAGTTTAGCTGGTGAGCATCACTCTGAAAATCTTTTTAACCCTCTCTCCAATCCCTCTCCGATGCTCGCCGTAAAAGTCCCCAAGCGCGAAGCAGAGAAGGTTAGAAGAAAGCTCCTCGAACTTGGCGTTCTGGCTAAAGGGTACTCTCCAAAGCGCGAAGGCGATTTTGTGTTCTTCCCCGTCACGGAGCCGGTCGAGGGATTTGAACTCGTCGAGGCCGAGTTTGAGAAGACCGAAAAAAGGCCCCACAGCTACCGTGAGGTTGTGGAAGTTCCTAACGAGCTGAGGCCCCTCCTCCCGAGTTCGTTTGACATAATAGGAGACATCGCGATAATCGAGCTCCCGAAGGAACTAATGGAACACGGAAAAGCCATCGGGAAGGCTATCCTCAAAGTCCACCGCCACATAAAGGCTGTTTTTGCAAAGGGAAGTAAGGTTTCAGGGGAGTACCGCGTGAGGGAATTGATCCATCTGGCGGGTGAGAAAAGAACCGAAACGCTCCACCGCGAGAACGGGATAAGGCTGAGGCTCGACGTTGCGAGGGTTTACTACACGCCGAGGCTCGCCACAGAGAGGATGAGGGTCTTCGAGAAGACCCGGCCGGGAGAGATAGTCTTTGACATGTTCGCCGGCGTTGGACCATACTCAATCCTCCTGGCGAAGAAGGCAAAGCTCGTCTTCGCCTGCGACCTCAACCCCTGGGCGATAAAATATCTCGAAGAGAACAGGAGGCTCAACAAAGCTTTCAACGTCATCCCCATCCTTGGAGATGTCAGGAAGGTCGCAGGCAGGGTGAAGGCCGACCGTGTTGTAATGAACCTCCCCAAGTTCGCGGATATGTTTTTGAAGGAGGCCCTGATGAGCGTTAAATCCGGCGGGGTCGTCCACTACTACGGCTTCGGTCCCGAGGAAGATCTTTTCTCCGAGCATGAGGCGAAGATAAAAGCTGTGGCGCGGGAACTGGGGCTAAAAGTGGAGTTCCTCGACGAGAGGAAGGTCCGTCCTTATGCGCCTAGGCAGTTCAACATCGCGATAGACTTCAGGGTTGAGTGATGTTTTCTGCACAGAACAATCTTTTTAAATAGAATGTTTTATGTATAAAACATGATTGAACGTGCAACATGGGAAGAGGTAATCTCGGACTATCTGGAGCTGAAGGTTGAGTATACCAGGCGGGAAATCCAGGTTAGACTCCCCCGGAGCCGCGCCCTGGCCATTGTCGGGCCGAGGCGTGCTGGAAAGACTTTCTTCCTCTTTCAGCTGTGGGACGAACTCGATCCGGAGAGGGGAAGAAGCCTCTACGTAAACTTCGAGGATCCACGCCTTATGGGGGCAACCGCTGAGGACTTGATGGAGATGCTGAGGAGCTATTACTCCCTGATGTCCGTTCCCAAAGGCGAGAAACTCCTTTTCCTGCTCGATGAAGTCCAGGTGGTTGAGGGCTGGGAGCGCTTCGTCAGGTACGCCCTCGATATGGGCCACAGTGTAGCCCTGACGGGTTCCTCCTCAAAGCTACTCTCAAAGGAGATAGCAACCGTCCTGAGGGGAAGGGCGATAACGGTGAACCTCTACCCCTTTTCGCTCTCGGAGGTTCTGAGGGTTAAGGGACTTGAGAAAACCCTTCCTGGTCTTGAGGTAAGGGGAAAGCTCTTGGGAGCCGTACGGGAATGCCTCGAGTGGGGCTGCTATCCGGAAGTCGTCTTTCAGCAGGAGCTCAGGCGCGAGATTCTGCGCGAGATCCTTGACGTCACAATTTACCGCGACGTTGTCGAGAGGTGGCGCGTTGACAACCTCAAAGCGCTGAGATTTCTCTTCAAGCTCCTGGCATCATCAAGCCACACCTCGATAACCAAGCTCCACTCCACTATGAAGAGCCTGGGCATAGCTGTCGGAAAGCCAACGCTGGCCAATTACGTTGAGTACCTCAGCGACGCCCTGGTTGTGTTCCCGCTCAGGGCCCACGTGAAGTCCGAAAAGAAGAAAGAACTCCTCGGCTTCAAGCCGTACTTCGTTGACAACGGCCTGCTCCATGTTCTCGGAGTCAGCGACCGCGGGAGGCTCCTGGAGAATCTCGTGTTCACCGAGCTTCTCAAGCGTGATCTCACGCCGAACGAGGACTTCTTCTTCTACGTAACCGGGGGTGGAGGGGAGGTTGACTTCATAATCCCCGGGGAGGAGCTGATACAGGTCTCGTGGAAACTCCATCCGGAAAACAGGGAGAGGGAGCTATCGGCACTTATTGAAGCCTCTGCCGAAACAGGGATTAGAGAGCTAACGGTGGTCACGTGGGAAAAGGGGAAAGAGCGGATTGCTAAGCCCGGGGGACGCGTTATCAGGCTTCTGTCCGTGGAGGAATGGATAAAGAAAGGGTAGTCACTTCCCCGCTATCTTAACTCCCTCGAACTTTATGTGGGGCGTTATCATCGTGGCCATGAAGGGCATGATCGTCTGCTCCTTGGTGACTTCACTAGCCTGCTGGAGAAGCTCGTAGACGTTACCCGCTATCAGGAAGACGCTCGCACCCTTAACCTCGCCGTCCTCTATGAGGAAGGCTGGATTTGCCGTTACCGCGAAGTTTCCGTTGTCCGGGTTGCTTGAGTGCGCACCCTGGAGGCCGTCAACGAGGTAGCCCCTATCTATTTCGGAGATTATGTCCTCAAGGGGGCGCTTGCCGTTCTCGATGACGACGCTGTGGAAGCCTATGCTTATTCCGCCGCTCTTCGTGTCCCTCTTTCCGTTTCCGGTGCTCTCAGTGCCGTAAACCTTTGCCCAGTAGTTGTCCCAGACGAAGCCCTTGAAGGTTCCGTTTTCAATGAGAACGTTCTTCCTCGTCGGGACGCCTTCACCGTCCGCTATAACAGGTTCAAGGGAGAGCGGGTGGAACGGGTCGTCGTAGAGGGTAATTACATCACTCGCTATCTTCTCCCCAACCTTTCCGGCGAGCGGCGTGGTCTCCTTGACTAAGCGTTCACCGCTGAAGGCCGGAAGCAGGGCATAACTGAAGAGCCCGGCAATCGCCCACGGGCCGAGGATCAGCGGCACTTCCTCGTTCTTGCTCGGCAGGACGTTGTAGGCCCACTGGACCTTCTGGGCGGCTCTCTCAACAACCCCCTCAACGTCGAGGTTGAGGTCTCTCCTCGCGTCGAAGTCGAATATCCCCGGTGTTACAACGCTTCCCTTCCTCCCGACGAACTCGAGGAAGAAGAACGCCGCTCCGCCCTCTTGGGAGACATCTATCCCATGGGAGTTAAGGATTCTCCTCTCCTCCCAGCTCACGCCGCCCTCACCGCCGGCAACGACGAGGTTCTCGTCCTTCTCGCGGGCGAGCTTGACACCTTTGACCAGCATATCAACGAGGGCATCAGGCGAGGCCTCCTTGAGCTCGTAGTTAGGCTTCGGCTTCTCCCTGTATTTTCCGGGCCCTGGCAGGGAGACCCACTTTTCGTCGGGGGAATTAAGCTTCGCCATCTTGGCAGCCTGCTCTATGGCCTCCTTTACCTTCTCGGGCTCGTCGCTGTCTACAATAGCTAGCCCGAGGCGCTTGTCCTTGATTCCGCGAATTATCGTTAAGGCTCCGCTCCTCGTCGAGGCCATCGAAATCTCGTTGAGCTCAACACTAGCCGAGACATCCCTTGAGCGGTAAACGGCTATCTCAAGCTCGTCGAAAAACTTCTCGCCGAAGCGTATGAGATTCTCCATCTCCATCACCTCAACCGATGATTATTCCTCCGTCGAAGCGCATGTGCGGGCCACCCGAGCTGACGAAGGCAGTCTGCCCCTTACCGCAGAAGCCGACCTCAATGCCGAAGTCCTTGCCAACCGCTGAAATCTTCTTGAGCGCCTCGATGGCGACTCCAGTGATTGAGGTGTCCCTTATCGGCTCGGCGATTTCGCCGTTCCTGATTACGTAGCCCTCCTGGATTCCGACCTGGAAGGCGCTGTTCAGCTGAGCCTGACCACCGCGGAAGTCAACGACGTAGTAGCCGAACTTGATGTCCTCTATCAGCTCTTCAAAGGAGTGGTCACCGGGCTCGAAGAGCGTGTTGCGCATCCTGATTATCGGCGGGTAGCGGTAGCTCTCAGCCCTTGCATGCCCGTTCGGCTCCATACCCCACTTAGCAGCATACTCGCGGTTGAGCATAATCTGCTTGAGGATTCCGTTCTCGATGATGTGGATGTCTTTAACCGGAACGCCCTCGTCATCATAGCGGTCGTTTCCAAAGCCCCCATCCACGTAGCGCTCGCTCATCGTTACGTACTCTGGAGCTATCTGCTTGCCGATTAAGTCCTTGAACGGCGAGTTTATCGTCAGGTCAGCCTCGGCAAGGTGGCCAAGGGCCTCGTGCGCTATGATTCCGACCACTATCGGACCGGCAACGATGGGGAACTCACCGCGCTTCGGAGCTACACCCTTGAGCTGGCTCCACATCTTTCTCTTCAGTCTCTCGGCTACTTTCTCGTT encodes the following:
- the trm5b gene encoding tRNA (guanine(37)-N1)-methyltransferase Trm5b; translation: MLAVKVPKREAEKVRRKLLELGVLAKGYSPKREGDFVFFPVTEPVEGFELVEAEFEKTEKRPHSYREVVEVPNELRPLLPSSFDIIGDIAIIELPKELMEHGKAIGKAILKVHRHIKAVFAKGSKVSGEYRVRELIHLAGEKRTETLHRENGIRLRLDVARVYYTPRLATERMRVFEKTRPGEIVFDMFAGVGPYSILLAKKAKLVFACDLNPWAIKYLEENRRLNKAFNVIPILGDVRKVAGRVKADRVVMNLPKFADMFLKEALMSVKSGGVVHYYGFGPEEDLFSEHEAKIKAVARELGLKVEFLDERKVRPYAPRQFNIAIDFRVE
- a CDS encoding ATP-binding protein gives rise to the protein MIERATWEEVISDYLELKVEYTRREIQVRLPRSRALAIVGPRRAGKTFFLFQLWDELDPERGRSLYVNFEDPRLMGATAEDLMEMLRSYYSLMSVPKGEKLLFLLDEVQVVEGWERFVRYALDMGHSVALTGSSSKLLSKEIATVLRGRAITVNLYPFSLSEVLRVKGLEKTLPGLEVRGKLLGAVRECLEWGCYPEVVFQQELRREILREILDVTIYRDVVERWRVDNLKALRFLFKLLASSSHTSITKLHSTMKSLGIAVGKPTLANYVEYLSDALVVFPLRAHVKSEKKKELLGFKPYFVDNGLLHVLGVSDRGRLLENLVFTELLKRDLTPNEDFFFYVTGGGGEVDFIIPGEELIQVSWKLHPENRERELSALIEASAETGIRELTVVTWEKGKERIAKPGGRVIRLLSVEEWIKKG
- a CDS encoding TldD/PmbA family protein, producing MENLIRFGEKFFDELEIAVYRSRDVSASVELNEISMASTRSGALTIIRGIKDKRLGLAIVDSDEPEKVKEAIEQAAKMAKLNSPDEKWVSLPGPGKYREKPKPNYELKEASPDALVDMLVKGVKLAREKDENLVVAGGEGGVSWEERRILNSHGIDVSQEGGAAFFFLEFVGRKGSVVTPGIFDFDARRDLNLDVEGVVERAAQKVQWAYNVLPSKNEEVPLILGPWAIAGLFSYALLPAFSGERLVKETTPLAGKVGEKIASDVITLYDDPFHPLSLEPVIADGEGVPTRKNVLIENGTFKGFVWDNYWAKVYGTESTGNGKRDTKSGGISIGFHSVVIENGKRPLEDIISEIDRGYLVDGLQGAHSSNPDNGNFAVTANPAFLIEDGEVKGASVFLIAGNVYELLQQASEVTKEQTIMPFMATMITPHIKFEGVKIAGK
- a CDS encoding TldD/PmbA family protein — encoded protein: MEALEKALRWAEDNLKAEYIELRYEDLKKTTLGLKDGVFTSFTGKLHRGLAIRVLADGAWGFASTSDLTDLEKKIEEAYKLAKAAAQTKKEKIELAEIKPVEDFVESGMKVKPREVDIEEKVNHLRELEKLLKEDEAVKSVQIRYEDGGGKKILLTNEGTRIEWDYNYLYQGAYVTGKADGKLAMARDSIGAVDYGWELMTEREPNEKVAERLKRKMWSQLKGVAPKRGEFPIVAGPIVVGIIAHEALGHLAEADLTINSPFKDLIGKQIAPEYVTMSERYVDGGFGNDRYDDEGVPVKDIHIIENGILKQIMLNREYAAKWGMEPNGHARAESYRYPPIIRMRNTLFEPGDHSFEELIEDIKFGYYVVDFRGGQAQLNSAFQVGIQEGYVIRNGEIAEPIRDTSITGVAIEALKKISAVGKDFGIEVGFCGKGQTAFVSSGGPHMRFDGGIIIG